A single region of the Dunckerocampus dactyliophorus isolate RoL2022-P2 chromosome 3, RoL_Ddac_1.1, whole genome shotgun sequence genome encodes:
- the kars1 gene encoding lysine--tRNA ligase isoform X1 yields MLCLVRAARQQLCQARGVRGQWYKHALPCTAAVPAHIYGNRWRGDKSELKRRLKAEKKAIEKEAKAKEQLEQKKESNNCGPSDTAALDEETLDPNQYFKIRSQAIHELKGTAEDPYPHKYHVDLSLTEFIERYNHLQPGDQLTDVVLNLSGRIHAKRASGAKLLFYDMRGEGTKLQVMANSRNYKSEEDFVAINNKLRRGDIIGVRGHPGKTKKGELSIIPIEMTLLSPCLHMLPHLHFGLKDKETRFRQRYLDLILNDYVRQKFVTRAKIITYLRSFLDQLGFLEIETPMMNLIPGGAVARPFVTYHNELDMNLYMRIAPELYHKMLVVGGMDRVYEIGRQFRNEGIDLTHNPEFTTCEFYMAYADYHDLMEITEKLLSGMVKHITGGYKVTYHPDGPEGQAYEIDFTPPFRRVSMTHDLEKLMGVKFPPTDQYDSEETRKFFDDLCAQKGVECPPPRTTARLLDKLVGDFLEVTCINPTFICDHPQIMSPLAKWHRSQKGLTERFELFVMKKEICNAYTELNDPIRQRELFEQQAKAKAEGDDEAMFIDETFCTALEYGLPPTAGWGMGIDRLTMFLTNSNNIKEVLLFPAMKPDDNKTTVPDEGTSV; encoded by the exons ATGCTGTGCCTTGTCAGGGCAGCCAGGCAGCAGCTGTGCCAGGCCCGTGGGGTCAGGGGGCAGTGGTATAAACATGCCCTTCCATGCACAGCTGCCGTCCCAGCCCATATATACGGGAACCGTTGGAGAGGTGACAAAAG TGAGCTGAAGAGAAGATTAAAAGCGGAGAAGAAAGCTATTGAGAAAGAAGCCAAAGCCAAAGAGCAACTTGAGCAAAAGAAGGAATCTAATAACTGTGGACCATCGGACACTGCCGCTTTGGATGAGGAGACGCTTGACCCAAAC CAATACTTCAAGATCCGCTCCCAGGCTATTCATGAGCTCaagggcaccgctgaggacccATATCCACACAAGTATCATGTTGACTTGTCACTCACGGAATTCATTGAGCGGTATAACCATCTACAGCCAGGAGACCAGCTAACAGATGTTGTTCTCAATTTGTCAG GTCGCATCCATGCCAAGAGGGCTTCTGGTGCCAAGCTGCTGTTCTACGACATGCGAGGCGAGGGCACCAagttgcaagttatggcaaactcaag gaATTACAAGTCTGAGGAAGACTTTGTGGCCATCAACAACAAACTCAGGCGGGGCGACATTATCGGTGTCCGTGGACACCCAGGGAAGACTAAAAAAGGGGAGTTGTCCATCATTCCCATCGAGATGACTCTGCTGTCGCCTTGTCTACACATGCTGCCTCACCTCCATTTTGGGCTCAAAGACAAG GAAACCAGATTCCGTCAGCGCTACTTGGATCTCATCCTAAATGACTATGTGAGGCAGAAGTTTGTAACTCGAGCCAAAATCATCACATACTTACGCAGCTTCCTGGACCAACTAGGATTTTTAGAG ATTGAGACACCAATGATGAACCTAATTCCTGGTGGAGCAGTGGCCCGTCCATTTGTAACTTACCACAATGAGCTGGATATGAACCTGTACATGAGGATTGCTCCCGAGCTCTACCACAAG ATGCTTGTAGTGGGTGGGATGGATCGGGTGTATGAGATCGGCCGTCAGTTCAGGAATGAAGGCATTGATCTCACTCACAACCCAGAGTTCACCACCTGTGAATTCTACATGGCATATGCAGACTACCATGACTTGATGGAGATCACGGAGAAACTTCTGTCTG GCATGGTGAAACACATCACTGGAGGATACAAGGTGACTTATCACCCTGATGGTCCGGAAGGACAAGCCTATGAGATTGACTTCACCCCACCGTTTAGAAGAGTGAGCATGACACACGACCTTGAGAAGTTAATGGGAGTCAAATTTCCTCCCACTGACCAATACGACAGTGAGG AGACACGTAAATTCTTCGATGACCTGTGTGCCCAGAAGGGAGTTGAATGTCCTCCACCCAGAACCACTGCCCGTCTCCTGGACAAG cTTGTGGGAGATTTCCTGGAGGTCACCTGTATAAACCCCACATTCATCTGTGATCACCCCCAAATCATGAGCCCCTTGGCAAAATG GCATCGGTCACAGAAAGGCCTAACGGAGCGCTTTGAGCTCTTTGTGATGAAGAAGGAAATCTGCAACGCCTATACAGAGTTGAATGACCCCATCAGGCAGAGGGAGCTTTTTGAGCAGCAAGCCAAG GCCAAGGCCGAGGGTGATGATGAGGCCATGTTTATTGACGAGACCTTCTGCACAGCACTGGAATATGGTCTTCCTCCAACAGCCGGCTGGGGAATGGGCATTGACCGTCTCACCATGTTTCTcaccaattccaacaacatCAAG GAGGTGTTGCTCTTCCCAGCCATGAAGCCTGATGACAACAAGACAACGGTTCCCGATGAGGGGACCTCTGTCTAA
- the kars1 gene encoding lysine--tRNA ligase isoform X2, with the protein MADVTAADGDKLSKNELKRRLKAEKKAIEKEAKAKEQLEQKKESNNCGPSDTAALDEETLDPNQYFKIRSQAIHELKGTAEDPYPHKYHVDLSLTEFIERYNHLQPGDQLTDVVLNLSGRIHAKRASGAKLLFYDMRGEGTKLQVMANSRNYKSEEDFVAINNKLRRGDIIGVRGHPGKTKKGELSIIPIEMTLLSPCLHMLPHLHFGLKDKETRFRQRYLDLILNDYVRQKFVTRAKIITYLRSFLDQLGFLEIETPMMNLIPGGAVARPFVTYHNELDMNLYMRIAPELYHKMLVVGGMDRVYEIGRQFRNEGIDLTHNPEFTTCEFYMAYADYHDLMEITEKLLSGMVKHITGGYKVTYHPDGPEGQAYEIDFTPPFRRVSMTHDLEKLMGVKFPPTDQYDSEETRKFFDDLCAQKGVECPPPRTTARLLDKLVGDFLEVTCINPTFICDHPQIMSPLAKWHRSQKGLTERFELFVMKKEICNAYTELNDPIRQRELFEQQAKAKAEGDDEAMFIDETFCTALEYGLPPTAGWGMGIDRLTMFLTNSNNIKEVLLFPAMKPDDNKTTVPDEGTSV; encoded by the exons ATGGCTGACGTAACAGCGGCGGACGGCGATAAACTCAGCAAAAA TGAGCTGAAGAGAAGATTAAAAGCGGAGAAGAAAGCTATTGAGAAAGAAGCCAAAGCCAAAGAGCAACTTGAGCAAAAGAAGGAATCTAATAACTGTGGACCATCGGACACTGCCGCTTTGGATGAGGAGACGCTTGACCCAAAC CAATACTTCAAGATCCGCTCCCAGGCTATTCATGAGCTCaagggcaccgctgaggacccATATCCACACAAGTATCATGTTGACTTGTCACTCACGGAATTCATTGAGCGGTATAACCATCTACAGCCAGGAGACCAGCTAACAGATGTTGTTCTCAATTTGTCAG GTCGCATCCATGCCAAGAGGGCTTCTGGTGCCAAGCTGCTGTTCTACGACATGCGAGGCGAGGGCACCAagttgcaagttatggcaaactcaag gaATTACAAGTCTGAGGAAGACTTTGTGGCCATCAACAACAAACTCAGGCGGGGCGACATTATCGGTGTCCGTGGACACCCAGGGAAGACTAAAAAAGGGGAGTTGTCCATCATTCCCATCGAGATGACTCTGCTGTCGCCTTGTCTACACATGCTGCCTCACCTCCATTTTGGGCTCAAAGACAAG GAAACCAGATTCCGTCAGCGCTACTTGGATCTCATCCTAAATGACTATGTGAGGCAGAAGTTTGTAACTCGAGCCAAAATCATCACATACTTACGCAGCTTCCTGGACCAACTAGGATTTTTAGAG ATTGAGACACCAATGATGAACCTAATTCCTGGTGGAGCAGTGGCCCGTCCATTTGTAACTTACCACAATGAGCTGGATATGAACCTGTACATGAGGATTGCTCCCGAGCTCTACCACAAG ATGCTTGTAGTGGGTGGGATGGATCGGGTGTATGAGATCGGCCGTCAGTTCAGGAATGAAGGCATTGATCTCACTCACAACCCAGAGTTCACCACCTGTGAATTCTACATGGCATATGCAGACTACCATGACTTGATGGAGATCACGGAGAAACTTCTGTCTG GCATGGTGAAACACATCACTGGAGGATACAAGGTGACTTATCACCCTGATGGTCCGGAAGGACAAGCCTATGAGATTGACTTCACCCCACCGTTTAGAAGAGTGAGCATGACACACGACCTTGAGAAGTTAATGGGAGTCAAATTTCCTCCCACTGACCAATACGACAGTGAGG AGACACGTAAATTCTTCGATGACCTGTGTGCCCAGAAGGGAGTTGAATGTCCTCCACCCAGAACCACTGCCCGTCTCCTGGACAAG cTTGTGGGAGATTTCCTGGAGGTCACCTGTATAAACCCCACATTCATCTGTGATCACCCCCAAATCATGAGCCCCTTGGCAAAATG GCATCGGTCACAGAAAGGCCTAACGGAGCGCTTTGAGCTCTTTGTGATGAAGAAGGAAATCTGCAACGCCTATACAGAGTTGAATGACCCCATCAGGCAGAGGGAGCTTTTTGAGCAGCAAGCCAAG GCCAAGGCCGAGGGTGATGATGAGGCCATGTTTATTGACGAGACCTTCTGCACAGCACTGGAATATGGTCTTCCTCCAACAGCCGGCTGGGGAATGGGCATTGACCGTCTCACCATGTTTCTcaccaattccaacaacatCAAG GAGGTGTTGCTCTTCCCAGCCATGAAGCCTGATGACAACAAGACAACGGTTCCCGATGAGGGGACCTCTGTCTAA